The following proteins are encoded in a genomic region of Arcobacter cloacae:
- the hemP gene encoding hemin uptake protein HemP: MENKKDKKIESKVIFQNANIITIVHDGQEYQLRITKANKLILTK; the protein is encoded by the coding sequence ATGGAAAATAAAAAAGATAAAAAAATTGAAAGTAAAGTGATTTTTCAAAACGCGAATATCATAACAATAGTTCATGATGGACAAGAATACCAATTAAGAATAACAAAAGCGAACAAACTGATTTTAACAAAATAA
- a CDS encoding catecholate siderophore receptor Fiu — protein sequence MKKYIVSKKHKSTNSFSASVVTATLLISTPMVLSADSTVLKDVDVVEKKEIDYTSNYKVDKSSSSKVVQDLLDTPQTISVVTNKVMKEQQATTLVDALKNTPGVTMFLGEGGNSNQKGNLSLRGFDVSSSIYKDGVRELSGATRDTFNTEAIEVTKGTVGADNGRSVASGYINQVSKTAKNKDNTELGVSYNTANNTRLTADLNKALSESSGVRLNVMKQDGDVPGRDGVEVDRLGIAASLAFGIGKDTRTTINYERYEQDDVPDGGVSTVGLNGYYNQTLANAGVNVKKVDPKNFYGSNQDFEKVTSDIFTAKFEHDFSDKLTLTNTTRYGKSNQEMLITAPGALVTATTGNNSNPNFNVNNPATWTVTRSGQTKWQENEILTNHINISTVAHTGSISHNISTGADVSIENQTTKTITRGGTANQANLYNPNSSNALSNLTLSENGAQTFGETKTVGVYAFDSINLTDKFIVTGGARLDKYNTQTDITSIATATNPGGGVPVGTKIATNLEDSGTLKSYKVGAVYKPLENGSIYISYADSQLPPGGANFALSSSETSASNSAMEPQKSVTTEFGTKWDLLDNRLSLSTAIYKTEVTNEVMTESDGSTSQNGEKEVKGIELGLVGEITDKWNISTGIAKSKTEVLRATNTNPANTQEGAALRFSPELTATLWTTYKVVPSVTLGAGARYVGKQYRSTSSSQQNDGSTTNMPEIESYVVYDAMASYQQNKNLSYQLNLYNLTDEEYVASMNNNGHRYTPGASRSALLSLAYKF from the coding sequence GTGAAAAAATATATCGTAAGTAAAAAACATAAATCGACAAACTCTTTTAGTGCATCTGTTGTAACAGCAACACTGTTAATCTCTACACCAATGGTGTTAAGCGCTGACTCTACAGTTTTAAAAGATGTGGATGTTGTTGAAAAAAAAGAGATAGATTATACTTCAAATTATAAAGTAGATAAATCTTCATCATCAAAAGTTGTTCAAGATTTACTTGATACTCCTCAAACAATCTCTGTTGTTACAAATAAAGTAATGAAAGAACAACAAGCTACAACTTTAGTTGATGCTTTAAAAAATACTCCTGGTGTTACTATGTTTTTGGGTGAAGGAGGAAATTCTAATCAAAAAGGAAATCTTTCTTTAAGAGGATTTGACGTTTCAAGTAGTATTTACAAAGATGGAGTAAGAGAACTAAGTGGAGCAACAAGAGATACTTTTAATACTGAAGCTATTGAAGTTACAAAAGGAACAGTTGGTGCTGACAATGGAAGAAGTGTGGCTTCTGGATATATAAATCAAGTTAGTAAAACTGCAAAAAATAAAGATAACACAGAATTAGGAGTTTCTTATAATACAGCAAATAATACAAGATTAACAGCTGATTTAAATAAGGCTTTATCTGAATCTTCAGGTGTTAGATTAAATGTTATGAAACAAGATGGAGATGTACCAGGAAGAGATGGTGTTGAAGTAGATAGATTAGGAATAGCAGCATCTCTTGCTTTTGGAATTGGAAAAGATACGAGAACTACGATTAATTACGAAAGATATGAACAAGATGATGTTCCAGATGGAGGAGTTTCTACTGTTGGATTAAATGGATATTACAATCAAACATTAGCAAATGCTGGTGTGAATGTAAAAAAAGTTGATCCAAAAAACTTCTATGGAAGCAATCAAGATTTTGAAAAAGTTACATCTGATATTTTCACAGCTAAATTTGAACATGATTTTTCAGATAAACTAACTTTAACTAATACTACAAGATATGGAAAATCAAATCAAGAGATGTTAATAACAGCGCCAGGGGCATTGGTTACAGCTACAACTGGAAACAATAGTAATCCAAATTTTAATGTAAATAATCCAGCAACATGGACAGTTACAAGAAGTGGACAAACTAAATGGCAAGAAAATGAAATTTTAACAAATCATATAAATATAAGTACAGTTGCTCATACAGGTTCAATCTCTCATAATATCAGTACAGGTGCTGATGTTTCAATAGAAAATCAAACTACTAAAACAATAACAAGAGGTGGGACTGCAAATCAAGCAAATCTTTATAATCCAAACTCTAGTAATGCTTTAAGTAATTTAACACTAAGTGAAAATGGAGCACAAACTTTTGGAGAGACTAAAACAGTTGGAGTTTATGCTTTTGATTCTATTAATTTAACTGATAAATTTATAGTAACAGGAGGAGCAAGACTTGATAAATATAATACTCAAACAGATATTACATCTATTGCAACGGCAACAAATCCAGGTGGGGGAGTTCCTGTTGGAACTAAAATTGCAACTAATTTAGAAGATTCAGGAACTTTAAAAAGTTATAAAGTAGGGGCTGTTTATAAACCTCTTGAAAATGGAAGTATTTATATCTCTTATGCGGATTCTCAATTACCTCCAGGTGGTGCTAATTTTGCTTTAAGTTCAAGTGAGACAAGTGCTTCTAATTCAGCAATGGAGCCTCAAAAATCTGTAACTACTGAATTTGGGACAAAATGGGATTTATTAGATAATAGATTAAGTTTATCAACAGCTATTTATAAAACAGAAGTTACAAATGAAGTTATGACTGAATCAGATGGTTCAACTTCTCAAAATGGTGAAAAAGAAGTTAAAGGAATAGAGTTAGGTTTAGTTGGTGAAATAACTGATAAATGGAATATTAGTACAGGAATTGCAAAAAGTAAAACAGAAGTTTTACGTGCAACAAATACAAATCCTGCAAATACTCAAGAAGGTGCAGCTTTAAGATTCTCTCCTGAATTAACAGCAACTTTATGGACAACATATAAAGTAGTTCCAAGTGTTACTTTAGGTGCTGGTGCTAGATATGTAGGAAAACAATACAGATCAACAAGTTCTTCTCAACAAAATGATGGTTCAACTACAAATATGCCAGAGATTGAATCTTACGTGGTTTATGATGCAATGGCATCATATCAACAAAACAAG